In one window of Clupea harengus chromosome 4, Ch_v2.0.2, whole genome shotgun sequence DNA:
- the sp5l gene encoding LOW QUALITY PROTEIN: sp5 transcription factor-like (The sequence of the model RefSeq protein was modified relative to this genomic sequence to represent the inferred CDS: inserted 1 base in 1 codon; deleted 2 bases in 1 codon) translates to MAALTLSRTDNFLHSFLQDRTPSSSPESGPNPLSFLATTCSQAWQVGAAWAEGPQFPYEGAVSSASGMFQLWSNEVAPNSSLTAHQMAFTVPKVQFASHLQTSLGHHHHHHHHHHHVELPLTPPAEPTAAYSFELSPVKVLSSQPQGNGPYYPQHNAVGQNFPSFLQNTSXRPHLAAGHVEESQQWWSLPQTNGSSANHPFSSLGRQLVLGHQPQIAALLQGTSKGLLSSTRRCRRCKCPNCQASGGGGGGLEFGKKRLHICHIPECGKVYKKTSHLKAHLRWHAGERPFVCNWLFCGKSFTRSDELQRHLRTHTGEKRFGCQQCGKRFMRSDHLSKHVKTHQGRKGRGGQPSQQQHQQQHQQHHHHPVPDTLLSIKRE, encoded by the exons ATGGCTGCGCTGACGTTATCCAGAACGGACAATTTTCTCCACAGCTTTTTACAG GATCGCACACCCAGCTCATCTCCAGAGAGTGGCCCTAACCCGCTCTCCTTCCTGGCCACCACGTGCAGCCAGGCGTGGCAGGTGGGGGCAGCGTGGGCT GAGGGGCCCCAGTTCCCCTATGAGGGGGCGGTGAGCTCCGCTTCTGGTATGTTCCAGCTCTGGAGCAATGAGGTGGCCCCCAACTCCAGCCTCACAGCCCACCAGATGGCCTTCACCGTGCCCAAGGTCCAGTTCGCGAGCCACCTGCAGACCAGCCttggccaccaccaccaccaccaccatcaccaccaccacgtcGAGCTGCCTCTCACCCCTCCGGCGGAGCCCACCGCAGCCTACTCCTTCGAGCTCTCTCCAGTCAAGGTGCTCTCCTCCCAGCCACAGGGCAACGGGCCTTACTACCCCCAGCACAACGCCGTGGGCCAGAACTTCCCCAGCTTCCTGCAGAACACTT GCAGGCCTCACCTCGCCGCCGGCCACGTGGAGGAGAGCCAGCAGTGGTGGAGCCTCCCCCAGACCAACGGCTCCTCGGCCAAccaccccttctcctccctgggGCGGCAGCTGGTGCTGGGCCACCAGCCGCAGATCGCCGCCCTGCTCCAGGGCACCTCCAAGGGCCTGCTGAGCTCCACACGCCGCTGCCGGCGCTGCAAGTGCCCCAACTGCCAGGCGTCggggggcggcggcggcgggctGGAGTTCGGCAAAAAGAGACTCCACATCTGCCACATCCCCGAGTGCGGCAAGGTGTACAAGAAGACGTCCCACCTGAAGGCCCACCTGCGCTGGCACGCCGGCGAGAGGCCTTTCGTCTGCAACTGGCTCTTCTGCGGCAAGAGCTTCACGCGCTCCGACGAGCTGCAGCGCCACCTGCGCACGCACACGGGCGAGAAGCGCTTCGGCTGCCAGCAGTGCGGCAAGCGCTTCATGCGCAGCGATCACCTCTCCAAGCACGTCAAGACCCACCAGGGCCGCAAGGGTCGCGGAGGGCAGCCctcccagcagcagcatcagcagcagcatcaacaacaccaccaccaccctgtgCCAGACACTCTGCTCAGCATCAAGAGGGagtga